The genomic segment tttgagagaaagagaagcagagagagagagtgagtgtacAGTGTacaagcatgagtggagggaggggcaggggaaaagACTCTGAAGCAAAGTCCCTGCtgagccccaacatggggcttgattggatcccaggactctgagatcatgacctgaaccaaaatcaagagtcccactaacccacccaggcactcgCTGAGCTTAATtcttgagaaaacaaaacacGAATGGGCAAGAATTGTTGACTGAAATGATGTGGATTTGGCCAAGGAAGAATCAAAGATGCACCAAGATTTCCAGCTGAGTGAGAAAATGATAGCAACATTGACAGAGAATAGATTGCTGGGACAAGaagatactttgttttgtttgtagggGCATGGTAACGTGGCAGACTATGTGGAATCAATTACATGTTGGATGAAAGAGCAAACAAGGAGGTAAAAGGAGACAGAATCTACTGATATGAGTGGTATTATGGCATATCCTTCTCAAACAATTGATCTTATGTTCCACTTAAAATCAGTCAATAGTGAAGACACTAGAACAAAAATCCCAGAAttctctttgaaaataaagttcCCCCAAATCTCTTTTAGGATGATGCTTTTCAATTTATATGACTTGGATTATTTATATACAACACTGCAGGATAATTTGTATGCAAATATATTGTCACAGTCCATGATAAAATTGCAAAAGCCTAGAATACTGATATGGAACTTATCACTGATTACCTTCACAAGTGGCTCTCAGAAACGGAATCTCAATAAATCACTACCATTCTTTCTAAACAACTATCACCTTATCAGCATGCTAAAAGTTAGAGATAGCAATCATGTTCTTTATAAGTGTGATACAAATCACCAAGGAGCTGCAACAAATCTatccctcttttttattttttttaattttttaaaaaatattttatttatttatttgtcagagagagagagagagagagagcacaggcagacagagtggcaggcagaggcagagggagaagcaggctccccacagaacaaggagcccgatgtgggactcgatcccaggacgctgggatcatgacctgagcctaaggcagcggcttaaccaactgagccacccaggcgtccctatccctcatttttaaatgaacatgttTAGAGTtaccttccctttccctattttATGTGGTTCATATCTCTGCTCAAATATTACTCCTCGCCCTGTCTCAACTTGCTTATCTCCCACAACCCCACTGTCAACATTCActgttctccttttctgtttccaCCACctaaattatgttatatatttaccTGTGTATTGTTTAAGTTGTTAGgatgtaagttccatgagggaGCAGATTCTGACACCTAGTAGGTATTCAATAGGTACTTGCTCATTGACAAACaaatggatgaaaataaaaagcacttcTGGAGAGTCTATAAACCAGTAATAGCACAACACTATAATAAGATCCCATTATGTAGggcacctgtttggctcagtgggttaagccgctgccttcggctcaggtcatgatctcagggtcctgggatcgagtcccacatcgggctctctgctcagcggggagcctgctttcctctctctctctctctgcctgcctctctacctacttgtgatctctgtctgtcaaataaataaataaaatcttaaaaaaaaaattcccattatgTCTCAAAAATGCCTAATTTTTCTACCTTAAATGTTTAACGtgctccatgacttatttatattAAGAGGCAGATTAATATCCATGACCATGAAAGGCAATTAgcagattttataaattttgctGACTCATTACATTTCAGTCACAATGGATAATTAGTGGCATCTTGAGGTCAAGTTTTATGTCTTGATTAAaggtgtctttataaaaaaaatatttactgttttggCTTCCTTATGTAAAATGTATACTCAGTTtagtctattaaaaataaaaaatggtatacATCACATTTTTGTGACAAAAACTTTGTTTGAAGTTAAGGTATATGATGATTGCATAAGTATCGTGtaaatgttatattaaaattgATTTAGATCTATCATCACAAATTTCATCTTTAacaatcaacacacagaaaagaaccatcaaatataaaattaaaatatccttaCTATCTGTGATGTATTCACACAAGGCATGAAACTGTATAGAGTATTAACTAATATGCAATCATATTGTCATATTACAAGAAAGTACCAAAAAATGATGGCACGAACTCTAATACATCATTTTAGGCCTCAGCTGAAATTTATATTAGTAAAAGTAAAAGCTTTTGATATAGTGaatcatcacaaagaaaaaaagatgccaaatgcaattatttttagtATGTAAATTTTCATGCTTTAAAACAGTATTTGCTAAGCAAATATTCTCTATAATTCTCTTGATTTCAATCAACATAAGATTATAGGGCACATAAACGTTCTGAAAGTGGAGCATCAactttaagtttaaatttatttctcaactATCAATCTAGTATcaagtgttaaatttttttttttttttttttttttatcatgaaaaaactgtatttagatttagccagctggactcagtttagatgatcccaattttgttggcaacatccaaagcatcATAGTCAGGGGCCAGCCGAACgtatgccttcttctctccatcaggcctgattaaggtgttgaccttggctacatcaatgtcatagagcttcttcacagcctgtttgatctggtgcttgttggccttgacatccacaatgaacacaagtgtgttgttgtcttctattttcttcatggctgactcagtagtcagggggaacttgatgatggcatagtgatcaagcttgtttctcctggggGCGCTCTTTCGAGGGTATTTGGGCTGCCTTCGGAGACGCAGAGTCTTGGGTCGTCGGAACGTAGGTGATGTGcggatcttcttttttttgtgactgtggaCGCCTTTCAGCACcgctttcttggccttcaaagcctttgctttggcttcggctttgggaggggcaggggcttccTTCTTAGCTTTCGGCGCCATCTTCGTAAAAGGCTCaagtgttaaatttttaaaatacataaaactcttggaggggagggagaagcaagatggcggaggagtagcagactgaaatgacatcaggttctaggaattcagctagatagttatcaaaccattctgaacgcctacaaactcaacaggagatagaagagaa from the Lutra lutra chromosome 11, mLutLut1.2, whole genome shotgun sequence genome contains:
- the LOC125080407 gene encoding 60S ribosomal protein L23a, whose amino-acid sequence is MAPKAKKEAPAPPKAEAKAKALKAKKAVLKGVHSHKKKKIRTSPTFRRPKTLRLRRQPKYPRKSAPRRNKLDHYAIIKFPLTTESAMKKIEDNNTLVFIVDVKANKHQIKQAVKKLYDIDVAKVNTLIRPDGEKKAYVRLAPDYDALDVANKIGII